One stretch of Campylobacter sp. CCS1377 DNA includes these proteins:
- the dnaJ gene encoding molecular chaperone DnaJ, with translation MEISYYEILEITQNADKDTIKKAYRKLALKYHPDRNQGDKEAEDKFKLINEAYEVLSNDEKREIYDRYGKEGLKSGGFGGGGFSDFGDLGDIFSSFFGGGFGSNSKKRHRSEDKYNADLKVQIQISFKEAVFGCKKTINFSYKNSCKTCNGSGAKDGKTEVCPKCHGRGQVEIQQGFITFAQTCPNCHGEGKSIKEKCPSCYGLGYEEIKDNFELNIPEGIDNGMNLRVENKANILKNGTRGDLFVQVFVLDDDTFVRDEDDIYIEFPVFFTQAALGQSIKVPTIRGEAILNLPIGAKDGQRFALENEGVKNIKTKKLGRQIVQISITFPTSLNDEQKELLEKLSESFGIKNGLYQEQEGIFDKIKSWFKS, from the coding sequence GTGGAAATAAGTTATTATGAAATTTTAGAAATCACTCAAAATGCCGACAAGGATACCATTAAAAAAGCCTATAGAAAATTGGCTTTAAAATATCATCCCGATAGAAATCAAGGGGATAAAGAAGCTGAAGATAAATTCAAACTCATTAATGAAGCTTACGAAGTCTTAAGCAATGATGAAAAAAGAGAAATTTATGATAGATATGGTAAAGAAGGATTAAAATCTGGAGGATTTGGCGGAGGTGGTTTTTCGGATTTTGGAGATTTAGGAGATATATTTTCAAGTTTTTTTGGTGGAGGATTTGGTAGCAATTCTAAAAAAAGACATCGCAGTGAAGATAAATACAATGCTGATTTAAAAGTTCAAATTCAAATTTCTTTTAAAGAGGCAGTTTTTGGCTGCAAAAAAACTATAAATTTTAGTTATAAAAATTCTTGCAAAACTTGTAATGGAAGTGGTGCAAAAGACGGCAAAACAGAGGTTTGTCCAAAATGTCATGGTAGAGGACAAGTGGAAATTCAGCAAGGATTTATTACTTTTGCACAAACTTGTCCAAATTGCCACGGCGAAGGCAAAAGTATTAAAGAAAAATGTCCATCTTGCTATGGTTTAGGTTATGAAGAAATAAAAGATAATTTCGAACTTAATATCCCAGAAGGCATTGATAACGGTATGAATTTAAGAGTAGAAAATAAAGCTAATATACTTAAAAATGGAACAAGAGGTGATTTATTCGTTCAAGTTTTTGTTTTGGATGATGATACCTTTGTACGTGATGAAGATGATATTTATATAGAATTTCCTGTATTTTTCACACAAGCAGCTCTTGGACAAAGCATAAAAGTGCCGACCATTCGAGGCGAAGCAATTTTAAATTTGCCAATTGGTGCAAAAGATGGACAAAGATTTGCTCTTGAAAATGAAGGGGTAAAGAATATCAAAACTAAAAAACTAGGCAGACAAATTGTACAAATTTCCATTACTTTTCCAACCAGTCTTAATGATGAACAAAAAGAATTGCTTGAAAAACTTAGCGAAAGTTTTGGGATTAAAAATGGACTATATCAAGAGCAAGAAGGAATTTTTGATAAAATAAAATCTTGGTTTAAGTCTTAA
- a CDS encoding response regulator transcription factor: MTNVLMIEDDLEFANLLSEYLIRFNIKVTNYNDPSKLNDIFLKDYECLILDLTLPNIDGLEICRTIRQKSDIPIIISSARGDLSDKIVGLQLGADDYLPKPYDPKEMYARIMSLIRRSRKNNIQENSSTAINSSFKINDRKHEITHHDSVLTLTPAEYEILEYLIKQHGYSVSREQLVQNCRSLKDKDSKSLDVIIGRLRVKIGDNSKSPKHIFSVRGIGYKLIG; this comes from the coding sequence ATGACAAATGTATTAATGATTGAAGATGATTTAGAATTTGCAAATTTACTTTCTGAATATTTGATACGCTTTAATATAAAGGTTACAAACTACAATGATCCGAGTAAGTTAAATGATATTTTTTTGAAAGATTATGAGTGTTTAATTTTGGATCTTACTTTACCAAATATCGATGGACTTGAAATTTGTAGAACTATAAGACAAAAAAGTGATATACCTATTATTATTTCTTCAGCTAGAGGGGATTTGAGTGATAAAATTGTTGGTTTGCAACTAGGTGCAGATGATTATCTTCCAAAACCTTATGATCCAAAAGAAATGTATGCTAGAATCATGAGTCTTATCCGTCGTTCAAGAAAGAATAATATCCAAGAAAACAGTAGTACTGCAATAAATTCATCATTCAAAATCAATGATAGAAAGCATGAAATTACACATCATGATAGTGTTTTAACTCTAACTCCAGCTGAATATGAAATTTTAGAATATTTAATCAAGCAGCATGGATATTCGGTATCAAGAGAGCAATTGGTTCAAAATTGTAGAAGCTTAAAAGATAAAGATTCTAAAAGCCTTGATGTAATTATAGGTCGTTTGAGAGTAAAAATTGGAGATAATTCCAAATCTCCAAAACATATTTTTTCAGTTAGAGGAATTGGCTATAAGTTGATAGGATGA
- a CDS encoding ArsS family sensor histidine kinase gives MKSCSIYTKVTFLFVVTFFIACLLFFILIHLAIQTYQQTEISRQRDVIHYLNAHVNQDFNDMEFQHFLSTRGFRVLKNQDNIAHIVENGEMLFQVSDNKDLVFSSIWLDNRLYLDIGFDKNNMILEPKVGNKIYNFLLFAFLFYFCLTAFLYFSVLNSLTPLKKLKNQIAKTAQNQEFTLDGYEDNEIGQIAVEFNNVMQKNQELVHSRKLFMRTIMHELKTPIGKGMIIAEMSEDKYKQRLIAIFGKLDLLISEAGKMESLLSGNTVLLKNQYTFSEILTQAKDFLLLDDFDKMVKVEIYEDAVLYVNLEVFSLVLKNLIDNALKYSYNHTCEVQSYKDYFVVKNKGEELKYPIGHYLQAFTRGENDKGIEGMGLGLYIVARICQIFDFVFAYDYVDEFHCFKVLFNNVNTKEKKSLMGGGN, from the coding sequence ATGAAAAGTTGTTCCATATATACCAAGGTAACATTTTTATTTGTTGTTACCTTTTTTATAGCTTGTCTTTTATTTTTTATTTTAATTCATCTAGCGATTCAAACTTATCAACAAACTGAAATTTCTAGACAAAGAGATGTTATCCATTATTTAAATGCTCATGTAAATCAAGATTTTAATGATATGGAATTTCAGCATTTTTTATCTACACGCGGATTTCGCGTATTGAAAAATCAAGATAATATTGCACATATTGTTGAAAATGGCGAAATGCTTTTTCAGGTTAGCGATAATAAAGATCTTGTTTTTTCATCTATCTGGTTAGATAATAGGCTTTATCTCGATATAGGTTTTGATAAAAATAATATGATATTAGAACCAAAGGTTGGTAATAAAATCTATAATTTTTTATTATTTGCTTTTTTATTTTATTTTTGTTTAACCGCATTTTTATATTTTTCTGTTTTAAATTCTTTAACTCCTTTAAAGAAGTTAAAAAATCAAATTGCTAAGACTGCTCAAAATCAAGAATTTACTTTAGATGGATATGAAGATAATGAAATAGGTCAGATTGCTGTTGAATTTAATAATGTCATGCAAAAAAATCAAGAGTTAGTGCATTCAAGAAAATTATTTATGCGAACCATTATGCATGAGTTAAAAACTCCTATTGGCAAGGGCATGATTATTGCTGAAATGAGTGAAGATAAATATAAACAGCGTTTAATTGCAATTTTTGGGAAGCTTGATTTATTAATTAGCGAAGCTGGAAAAATGGAATCTTTATTATCTGGCAATACTGTGCTTTTGAAAAATCAATACACATTTAGTGAAATTCTTACTCAAGCTAAAGATTTTTTACTTTTAGATGATTTTGATAAAATGGTAAAAGTTGAAATTTACGAAGATGCTGTATTGTATGTTAATTTAGAGGTTTTTTCTTTAGTTTTGAAAAATTTAATTGATAATGCACTAAAGTATTCTTATAATCATACATGCGAAGTGCAAAGTTATAAAGATTATTTTGTTGTAAAAAATAAAGGCGAAGAATTAAAATATCCTATAGGTCATTATCTTCAAGCTTTTACTAGGGGTGAAAACGATAAAGGGATAGAAGGAATGGGACTTGGGCTTTATATTGTTGCAAGAATATGTCAAATTTTCGATTTTGTTTTTGCCTATGACTATGTAGATGAATTTCATTGTTTTAAAGTTTTATTTAATAATGTAAATACAAAAGAGAAAAAATCGCTTATGGGGGGGGGGAATTAG
- the recR gene encoding recombination mediator RecR: MIKGLEKFDELVKSFASLPTIGKKTAVRLAYFICMNDHLLGMKLAHNIENALRFIKPCIKCGGLSENELCEICSNESRDRNFICIVESPKDILILEESDSYKGLYFVLEDLSEEKIEKLREMILEFQSQELIFALTHSINSDALIFFVEDKLRDLNLKFSKIAQGIPSGVHLENVDFISLHRAINFRTYID, from the coding sequence ATGATCAAAGGCTTAGAGAAATTTGATGAATTAGTTAAAAGTTTTGCTTCCCTTCCAACCATAGGAAAAAAAACTGCAGTGCGTTTAGCGTATTTTATTTGCATGAATGATCATTTATTAGGAATGAAACTTGCACATAATATAGAAAATGCCTTGCGTTTTATTAAGCCTTGTATAAAATGTGGCGGACTTAGTGAAAATGAGCTTTGTGAAATTTGTAGCAATGAATCAAGAGATAGAAATTTTATCTGTATTGTAGAAAGCCCTAAAGATATACTTATTTTGGAAGAAAGTGATAGCTATAAAGGGCTTTATTTTGTTTTAGAAGATCTAAGTGAAGAAAAAATTGAAAAATTGCGTGAAATGATACTTGAATTTCAAAGTCAAGAATTGATTTTTGCATTAACTCATAGTATAAATTCTGATGCTTTAATTTTTTTTGTAGAAGATAAATTAAGGGATTTGAATTTAAAATTCAGTAAAATTGCACAAGGGATTCCAAGCGGTGTACATTTGGAAAATGTCGATTTTATATCTTTGCATCGAGCTATAAATTTTAGGACTTATATTGATTGA
- the uvrC gene encoding excinuclease ABC subunit UvrC, which produces MLEQELKNLPQNSGIYQYFDAQGKLLYVGKAKNLKNRIRSYFIFSPRLEANPRNSLRIQKMISEAKHLEFINTDSEADALILENSLIKQLHPKYNILLRDDKTYPYIYIDFNEDFPRFEITRKIIKKSKIKYFGPFFKGAKELLDALYLNFTLKQKKSCKQACIFHQIKRCHAPCENKISKEEYKQIINQATQALLNPSILIKNLEKKMLDYAEHENYEEAAKIRDQIQTIKDLDTKIHIDIAKLENFDVFAVAFESNTLASLHFVIQEGKVIGTNHKTIALKDANSFDKNQIYQQLILEHFSADSPLSSEQIYVYEEFEDLKLLQDLLTQRFGKKISIKSPKIGEKRKICDLAYKNACMNIKLFCKNSNYALLQELKDYFELENFPNSIEVFDNSHMQGRACVAGMISYKFENFDKKSYRHFHLHTNNDFEQMQETLTRRAKDFDKISPPDLWLIDGGKVLLDLAREIIQSSGANVDVLAISKEKIDAKAHRAKGNAKDKIHSFKGEFKLSPMDKKLQFLQKLRDEAHRFAISFHQNVKKKQDLQSSKLKNLGISEGNIQKLLNFFGNFDTIHKASLEELSSIVRLDIAKKIKGIQ; this is translated from the coding sequence ATGCTCGAACAAGAACTAAAAAATTTACCTCAAAATAGCGGAATTTATCAGTATTTTGACGCACAAGGAAAGCTCCTTTATGTAGGAAAGGCAAAAAATTTAAAAAATCGCATACGAAGTTATTTTATTTTTTCTCCAAGACTCGAAGCCAATCCTAGAAATTCACTCAGAATTCAAAAAATGATCAGCGAGGCAAAACACTTAGAATTTATCAATACAGATTCTGAAGCTGATGCTTTGATTTTAGAAAATTCCCTTATTAAACAACTGCATCCAAAATACAATATTTTGCTAAGAGATGATAAAACTTATCCTTATATTTACATTGATTTTAATGAAGATTTTCCGCGTTTTGAAATCACTAGAAAAATCATTAAAAAATCAAAAATTAAATATTTTGGCCCATTTTTTAAAGGTGCAAAAGAACTCTTAGATGCACTATATCTTAATTTTACCCTAAAGCAAAAAAAGAGTTGTAAGCAAGCTTGTATTTTTCATCAAATTAAGCGTTGCCATGCCCCTTGTGAAAATAAAATTTCAAAAGAAGAATATAAACAAATCATCAATCAAGCCACGCAAGCTTTGTTAAATCCTAGTATTTTAATCAAAAATTTAGAAAAAAAGATGTTGGATTACGCCGAACATGAAAATTACGAAGAAGCTGCAAAAATAAGGGATCAAATTCAAACAATAAAAGATTTAGATACGAAAATCCATATCGATATTGCTAAACTTGAAAATTTCGATGTTTTTGCAGTCGCTTTTGAGTCAAATACCCTTGCAAGCTTGCACTTTGTTATCCAAGAAGGTAAAGTAATAGGCACAAATCACAAAACAATAGCTTTAAAAGATGCCAATTCTTTCGATAAAAACCAAATTTATCAACAACTCATCTTAGAACATTTTAGCGCCGATTCCCCTTTAAGCTCTGAGCAAATTTATGTTTATGAGGAATTTGAAGATTTAAAACTTTTACAAGATTTATTGACACAAAGGTTTGGCAAAAAAATCAGCATCAAAAGCCCAAAGATAGGAGAAAAAAGAAAAATTTGCGATCTAGCGTATAAAAATGCTTGTATGAACATTAAGCTTTTTTGTAAAAATTCGAATTATGCTTTATTGCAGGAATTAAAAGATTATTTTGAGTTAGAAAATTTTCCAAATTCTATAGAGGTTTTTGATAATTCTCATATGCAAGGAAGAGCTTGCGTGGCTGGAATGATAAGTTACAAATTTGAAAATTTCGATAAAAAATCTTATAGACATTTCCATCTTCATACTAACAATGATTTTGAACAAATGCAAGAGACATTAACAAGACGCGCCAAAGATTTTGATAAAATATCACCTCCTGATTTATGGCTTATTGATGGCGGAAAGGTTTTGCTTGATTTGGCTAGAGAAATCATACAAAGCAGTGGGGCAAATGTTGATGTTTTAGCAATTTCAAAAGAAAAAATTGACGCAAAAGCTCACCGCGCTAAAGGCAACGCTAAAGATAAAATTCACTCTTTTAAAGGCGAATTTAAACTTTCGCCTATGGATAAAAAATTACAATTTTTACAAAAATTACGCGACGAAGCCCATCGTTTTGCAATCAGTTTTCATCAAAATGTAAAGAAAAAGCAAGATTTACAAAGCTCAAAACTAAAAAATCTTGGCATCAGTGAAGGAAATATTCAAAAATTATTAAATTTTTTTGGTAATTTTGATACAATTCATAAAGCGAGCTTAGAAGAACTTTCAAGCATAGTAAGACTTGATATTGCTAAAAAAATAAAGGGAATTCAATGA
- the guaA gene encoding glutamine-hydrolyzing GMP synthase — protein MKKADILVLDFGSQYTQLIARRLREQGVYAEILPFNVSLADIKAKEPKGLILSGGPASVYATDAYFCDKGVFELNIPILGICYGMQLMAHQFGANVAPAGHKEYGKASIDIKKDSDLFKNLPKKQIVWMSHSDKVENLPQGFEVLATSENSPFCVFGDEKRKFFALQFHPEVQHSEFGKSILKNFAKYACNCESIWNMGSFAKTQAEKIREEVGSDKVLCAVSGGVDSSVVAALLASAIKEQVIVVFVDNGLLRSGEREQVEYMFKNTLGIDLISIDASEIFLSRLAGITDPEQKRKIIGNTFIEVFEEEAKKHKDVKYLAQGTLYTDIIESSVIGAGKTIKSHHNVGGLPEKMNLKLIEPLKEIFKDEVRALGLELGLSKEVVYRHPFPGPGLAIRIMGEVNRPSLDLLRKADVILLEELRSTGWYDKTWQAFCVLLNVKSVGVMGDNRTYDNAICIRIVDASDGMTATFSHLPYEILENISRRIINEVEGINRVVYDISSKPPATIEWE, from the coding sequence ATGAAAAAAGCAGATATTTTAGTTTTGGATTTTGGTTCGCAATATACACAGCTGATTGCAAGAAGATTAAGAGAGCAAGGCGTTTATGCTGAAATTTTGCCTTTTAATGTGAGTTTGGCCGATATTAAGGCGAAAGAGCCAAAAGGGCTTATTTTAAGTGGTGGACCAGCAAGTGTTTATGCTACCGATGCTTATTTTTGTGATAAAGGGGTTTTTGAATTAAATATTCCGATTTTGGGAATTTGTTATGGTATGCAACTTATGGCACATCAGTTTGGAGCAAATGTTGCCCCAGCAGGACACAAAGAATATGGTAAAGCGAGTATTGATATAAAAAAAGACAGTGATTTGTTTAAAAATTTACCAAAAAAACAAATTGTCTGGATGAGTCATTCCGATAAAGTAGAAAATTTACCACAAGGATTTGAAGTTTTAGCTACTAGCGAAAATAGTCCATTTTGTGTTTTTGGCGATGAAAAACGCAAATTTTTTGCTTTGCAATTTCATCCAGAAGTACAACATAGCGAGTTTGGAAAGAGTATATTAAAAAATTTTGCTAAGTATGCTTGTAATTGTGAAAGTATTTGGAATATGGGATCTTTTGCTAAAACTCAAGCAGAAAAAATTCGCGAAGAAGTAGGAAGCGATAAAGTTCTTTGTGCTGTGAGTGGTGGAGTGGATAGTAGTGTGGTTGCAGCACTTTTGGCTAGTGCAATTAAAGAACAAGTTATAGTTGTTTTTGTGGATAATGGGCTTTTAAGAAGTGGCGAAAGAGAACAAGTAGAATATATGTTTAAAAATACTTTAGGGATTGATCTTATAAGTATTGATGCGAGTGAAATTTTCTTAAGTCGTTTGGCGGGAATTACTGATCCTGAACAAAAACGCAAAATTATAGGCAATACTTTCATAGAAGTTTTTGAAGAAGAGGCAAAAAAACACAAAGATGTGAAGTATTTAGCTCAAGGTACTCTTTATACAGATATCATAGAAAGTTCTGTTATTGGGGCGGGTAAAACTATCAAAAGTCATCATAATGTAGGGGGATTACCTGAAAAGATGAATTTAAAACTTATAGAGCCGTTAAAAGAAATTTTTAAAGATGAGGTTAGAGCTTTAGGACTTGAGTTAGGGCTTAGCAAAGAGGTTGTGTATCGTCATCCTTTTCCAGGTCCAGGACTTGCTATACGCATTATGGGAGAAGTTAATCGTCCAAGCCTTGATTTGTTGCGTAAAGCGGATGTGATTTTGCTTGAAGAGCTAAGAAGTACCGGATGGTATGATAAAACTTGGCAAGCATTTTGTGTGCTTTTAAATGTAAAAAGTGTTGGAGTTATGGGTGATAATCGCACCTATGATAATGCCATTTGTATACGCATTGTAGATGCAAGTGATGGAATGACAGCTACTTTTTCGCATTTACCTTATGAAATTTTGGAAAATATTTCTCGTCGTATTATAAATGAAGTTGAAGGCATTAATCGTGTGGTGTATGATATTTCAAGTAAACCACCAGCAACGATAGAATGGGAATAA